A segment of the Sphingopyxis sp. OAS728 genome:
TCTTGGTATCGAGCTGGAGATTGCCCATTCCATGCTCGCTCGCCCATGCGGCGATACGCTCGATCTGCGCCATCACGACGGTTTGCAGGGTCGCGGCCTGATCGGCGATCTGCGAGCCCGCGAACATGACGGTCCAGACGAGGAAGGCGAGCAACGACAGGCAGACGATGAGCAGGCGCCAGCCGCGCGCGATCGGCAACACACGGCCGAGCAGGCGTGTCCCGCCGTCGAGCATCGACGCCATCACGATGCCGGCGAAGATCAGCAGGATCGGCTGGATGAGGACGATGCACAGGCCGATGAGCAATGCGAGGCCGATCCACACGCCCGCCTTCAGCAGTTCGGCGCGGACGAGCTGGCTGCGGATTTCGGTGGGGCCGGGGGCTTCCTTGTGCGCCTCGGCCTTTGTGGCGGCGCTGGCGGCGGCTCGCGTTGCTGCCGGTTTTCGTGTCGCCGCCATGTCTTGTTCCCCGTTGTCTTAGCTGCCCTGACGTTCGGGGCGCAGGTCGGTTCCCGCGCGTCCCGAACGCAAGGCGTTAAACCAGCTCAATGGGTTATACCACTCGGCGGTTCCATCGGTCGAAAAACTGATGATCTCGGCGCGACCGGCGATCGCGTCGAAGGGGACGGGGCCGCCGAGCCCCTTCTGGTTCGTGTCGACGCGGCTGTCGGCGCTGCCGTCGCGGTTGTCGCCCATCAGGAAAACATGATCGGCGGGCACGGTGACCGGGCCATAATTGTCGGTCGTGTAGCCGGGCCCCATGTCGATCGTGTCGAATGTCGCGCCGCCGGGAAGTGTTTCGCGTACGATGGGAAGCTCCAGCACTTCCTTTCCATCGGCGCCGCGGTTTACGAAACGGAACAGGCTGCTGTCGGGGCCGGGGGTGTTGAGATCGACCGGGATCGCCAGCATCGGCTGGACTTCGCGCTTCACCGGCTTGCCGTTGATGCTGAGTTCGCCGTTGGTGAGCTCGATCGTATCGCCGGGCAGGCCGATCACGCGCTTGATATAGTCGATCCGCGTCACCG
Coding sequences within it:
- the lepB gene encoding signal peptidase I, which encodes MAKTKAKGDESWGKLIRDVVVILLLVLGIHSCVAKPFYIPSDSMMPVLRNGDRLIVSKYPYGWSYSSVSFHLAPKVEGRLFGKLPERGDIVVLEHPVTRIDYIKRVIGLPGDTIELTNGELSINGKPVKREVQPMLAIPVDLNTPGPDSSLFRFVNRGADGKEVLELPIVRETLPGGATFDTIDMGPGYTTDNYGPVTVPADHVFLMGDNRDGSADSRVDTNQKGLGGPVPFDAIAGRAEIISFSTDGTAEWYNPLSWFNALRSGRAGTDLRPERQGS